Proteins encoded in a region of the Marmota flaviventris isolate mMarFla1 chromosome 3, mMarFla1.hap1, whole genome shotgun sequence genome:
- the LOC114085841 gene encoding disintegrin and metalloproteinase domain-containing protein 29-like, whose amino-acid sequence MNTIDALLYTRVLFLLDWFGVSWSFSRLTQAEHPQYHSPPDVVIPLKITDTTGKMRPPGWVSYSMNFGGQRHIVHIKAKKLLLYKHLPVFTYTDQGALLEDHPFIQNGCYYHGYVEGDPESVVALSNCFGGFRGMLEINNIAYEIMPMMFSTTFEHLVYKMDNEETESLTQRSGFMKDKITCQIEFQEVNNFTLKQSSYEGWWTHYRIIEIVGVIDNYLYVHYTGNVSKIMMDLFIVSNIVDSIYSVLDIKVLMCGLELWTNKNPIVVDDIRKSLDLYCKWKTENILPRLKHDTTHLFIHRHLRGLSGLGSTKGMCNPLRSCAIVTFINRTLTLSAIAMAHHLGHNLGMPHDDPSTCKCLPRKCIMHEDNPPTPKFSNCSYSFFWWFTLERAQCLFEHLYTKDIFFRKRCGNGIVEDQEECDCGPLRHCAKDPCCMPNCTLSYGSACAFGLCCKNCQYLPSGEVCRKEANICDLPEWCNGTSHKCPDDVFVENGIPCNTSAYCYERECNDRTARCRQIFGREAKSANEICYTRINTQGSRFGHCGLRGSTYVKCNVSDVLCGRIQCDGVKEVPSLDQHTTVHWAHYNDVNCWGTDYHHGMKIPDIGDVKDGTECGHDHLCIHRQCVHISILDSNCSPSFCNMRGICNNKHHCHCNYLWDPPNCEIQGHGGSVDSGPPPRRKRTTRFCFLCLILFIILCILILCCIWLCLKGRKKEEPEVDQQPMEVGKGLQSQPPSMVSQRPQSIPRAPSRISRTPSTIPRVPSRPGSRVPSRPVSRAPSKPTSIKR is encoded by the coding sequence ATGAATACAATTGATGCTCTGTTATACACAAGGGTCTTATTCCTGCTTGACTGGTTTGGAGTATCTTGGTCCTTTTCTAGGCTCACCCAGGCTGAGCACCCCCAATACCACAGCCCCCCAGACGTGGTGATTCCTTTGAAGATAACTGACACTACTGGAAAAATGAGACCTCCAGGTTGGGTGTCTTATAGCATGAATTTTGGGGGCCAGAGACACATTGTTCACATCAAGGCCAAGAAGCTGTTGCTGTACAAACACCTACCAGTGTTTACCTACACAGACCAAGGTGCTCTGCTGGAGGACCATCCTTTTATCCAGAATGGCTGCTATTATCATGGTTATGTGGAGGGGGACCCAGAATCCGTGGTTGCCCTCAGTAATTGTTTTGGGGGCTTTCGAGGAATGTTAGAGATAAACAACATTGCTTATGAAATCATGCCCATGATGTTTTCTACCACATTTGAACATCTGGTTTATAAGATGGACAATGAGGAGACAGAATCCCTAACACAAAGATCGGGCtttatgaaagataaaataacaTGCCAAATAGAATTTCAAGAGGTTAATAATTTCACTCTGAAGCAAAGTTCCTATGAAGGCTGGTGGACCCATTATAGGATTATTGAAATTGTAGGGGTGATTGACAATTATCTATACGTTCACTATACAGGGAATGTTTCAAAAATTATGATGGATCTGTTTATTGTGTCAAATATAGTGGACTCCATTTATAGTGTTCTGGATATAAAGGTGTTAATGTGTGGTTTGGAGTTGTGGACTAATAAAAATCCCATTGTAGTAGATGATATAAGAAAATCTCTGGATCTGTATTGCAAgtggaaaactgaaaatattcttccCCGGTTAAAGCATGATACCACACATCTTTTTATACACAGGCACTTAAGAGGATTAAGTGGCCTTGGCTCAACTAAGGGAATGTGTAATCCACTTCGTAGCTGTGCAATTGTTACTTTTATAAACAGAACCTTGACCCTGTCTGCAATTGCTATGGCTCATCATTTAGGTCATAATTTGGGGATGCCCCATGATGACCCTAGTACATGTAAGTGCTTACCACGTAAATGTATAATGCATGAGGATAACCCACCAACACCCAAATTTAGCAATTGCAGTTATAGTTTTTTTTGGTGGTTTACCCTAGAAAGGGCACAATGTTTGTTTGAGCATCTATATACAAAGGATATCTTCTTCAGAAAACGCTGTGGGAATGGTATTGTTGAAGATCAAGAGGAATGTGACTGTGGACCTTTACGGCATTGTGCAAAAGATCCCTGCTGTATGCCGAATTGCACTCTGAGTTATGGGTCAGCTTGTGCCTTTGGGCTTTGTTGTAAAAACTGCCAGTACTTACCATCAGGAGAAGTGTGTAGAAAAGAGGCTAATATATGTGACCTTCCAGAGTGGTGCAATGGAACTTCCCATAAGTGCCCAGATGATGTATTTGTGGAAAATGGAATTCCCTGTAATACCTCAGCCTACTGCTATGAAAGAGAATGTAATGACCGCACTGCACGATGCAGGCAGATTTTTGGCCGAGAGGCAAAAAGTGCAAATGAGATTTGCTACACACGAATAAACACACAAGGTTCTCGTTTTGGCCACTGTGGTCTCAGAGGCTCTACATATGTAAAATGTAATGTCTCAGATGTCTTGTGTGGGAGAATTCAGTGTGATGGTGTGAAAGAAGTTCCCTCACTGGATCAGCATACTACTGTGCATTGGGCCCACTACAATGATGTAAACTGCTGGGGTACTGATTACCATCATGGAATGAAGATTCCTGATATTGGTGATGTGAAAGATGGCACAGAGTGTGGTCATGACCATCTCTGCATCCATAGACAATGTGTCCATATATCCATCTTGGACAGTAATTGCTCACCTTCATTCTGTAACATGAGGGGCATCTGCAACAATAAACATCACTGCCATTGCAACTATCTGTGGGACCCTCCCAACTGCGAGATACAAGGCCATGGAGGTAGTGTTGACAGTGGCCCACCTCCTAGAAGAAAGAGGACAACCAGATTTTGTTTCCTGTgcctaatattatttattattttgtgcattttaataCTTTGTTGTATTTGGCTTTGtttaaagggaagaaagaaagaagagccaGAAGTTGATCAACAACCTATGGAAGTAGGGAAAGGATTACAGAGCCAACCTCCCTCGATGGTTTCCCAGCGACCACAATCAATTCCAAGAGCCCCATCCAGAATTTCAAGAACCCCATCTACAATTCCAAGAGTCCCATCCAGACCAGGTTCAAGAGTCCCATCCAGACCAGTTTCAAGAGCCCCATCCAAACCAACTTCTATTAAAAGATAA